The Carassius auratus strain Wakin chromosome 27, ASM336829v1, whole genome shotgun sequence genome includes a region encoding these proteins:
- the LOC113045308 gene encoding stonustoxin subunit alpha-like, whose translation MSDSETIELACLGRPFQLGMLYDCRRDCLIPGITLWDAEMLQKNINVRPQPNTDFKIIATDSSEDKISALNVTASLEVSFLGGLVSVKGSGEYLNDKKSSKHQSRVTLHYHTTSRFEQLTMEHLGAGNVKHCNIFQEGSATHVVTALLYGAQAFFIFDREVSSNENHQKIQGELQASIKKIPFISVEGKASLKMTEMEQEKTDKFSCTFHGDFALENNPVSYTDAIKVYSELPKLLGENGENAVPMTVWLYPLKKLDSAAAQLVREISVSLIRRVQRIMDEMHNCDIQCQDLMRDSIAIQFPEIAAKIKKCKDLCSDYKIVFQKHLCRVLPAIRGGGKEEQELADTLNDKERSPFQGALVTKYLNEREREMNVVRSYLDIMKDVPALSSSNELDKVVLKASNNNVIAFALTSLNEKELYLSDMENYLKAQSSNNGEQISYDQNSSKKTEKWFSSGDATTLTRETIQAFLDFKEANKGRTNIEFCIASIPDELSTASSIHVYERGRLISSQYELPSKPPMPVFLSAEHDCIHLQIKPPDRGVSCVDSYCISYQSAQSSEWTEMYTDGVSDQVTVKQLKPQKEYCFTCKAVCRPGVSLTSDTTSFFRTRPCAPPGAPTVKQVESETATVVWDVPTSVGEDVLVTGYVLEFRECAKDQEHEKPWKSVKSTNRECTLQGLKQDTAYTVRVFANCGNDGVSLPSPETVFSASF comes from the coding sequence gAATAACCCTTTGGGATGCTGAGATGCTGCAGAAGAATATTAATGTACGGCCACAGCCAAACACTGACTTTAAAATTATTGCCACAGATTCAAGTGAAGACAAAATCAGTGCTCTTAATGTCACTGCATCTCTTGAAGTCAGCTTTTTGGGTGGATTAGTTAGTGTCAAAGGATCAGGAGAATATCTAAATGACAAGAAATCATCTAAACATCAGTCTCGAGTCACGTTACATTATCATACAACCTCACGCTTTGAGCAGTTAACTATGGAGCACCTTGGGGCAGGGAACGTAAAGCACTGCAATATATTTCAGGAGGGCTCAGCCACACATGTTGTTACGGCTCTACTGTATGGAGCTCAAGCATTCTTTATTTTTGATCGCGAAGTTTCGTCCAATGAAAACCATCAAAAGATACAAGGTGAACTCCAAGCATCAATCAAAAAGATACCTTTCATATCAGTAGAGGGCAAGGCATCTTTGAAAATGACTGAAATGGAACAAGAGAAAACTGACAAGTTCAGCTGCACTTTTCATGGAGATTTTGCTCTGGAAAACAATCCAGTCTCTTATACTGATGCCATCAAGGTGTACTCGGAGCTACCAAAACTGTTGGGAGAAAATGGAGAGAATGCTGTGCCCATGACCGTGTGGCTTTACCCTCTGAAAAAACTAGACTCAGCAGCCGCTCAGTTAGTCAGGGAGATCAGTGTTAGCCTAATACGACGAGTCCAACGAATCATGGATGAAATGCACAACTGTGACATTCAGTGTCAAGATCTGATGAGGGACAGTATTGCCATTCAATTCCCTGAAATTGCAGCTAAGATCAAAAAATGTAAAGACCTCTGTTCAGattataaaatagtttttcagAAACATCTCTGCAGGGTTCTTCCAGCCATAAGGGGTGGAGGTAAAGAAGAACAGGAGCTTGCTGATACCCTGAATGACAAAGAAAGATCCCCATTTCAGGGTGCTCTGGTAACCAAGTATCTAAATGAGCGAGAGCGAGAGATGAACGTTGTTAGATCGTACCTTGACATCATGAAAGATGTTCCTGCTCTTTCATCCAGCAACGAATTGGACAAAGTTGTCTTGAAGGCATCCAATAACAATGTGATAGCTTTTGCACTCACCTCCTTAAATGAAAAGGAACTTTACCTTTCAGACATGGAGAATTACCTGAAGGCACAATCTAGTAACAATGGAGAGCAAATAAGTTATGATCAAAACTCCTCAAAGAAGACAGAAAAATGGTTTTCTTCAGGAGATGCAACTACATTGACCAGGGAAACCATACAGGCCTTCCTAGATTTCAAGGAAGCCAATAAAGGAAGAACCAACATTGAATTTTGCATTGCATCAATCCCGGATGAACTCAGCACTGCCTCTTCAATTCATGTTTATGAAAGAGGGAGACTCATCAGTTCACAGTATGAGCTTCCCTCAAAACCACCAATGCCGGTTTTCTTGAGTGCTGAGCATGACTGCATACATCTGCAAATCAAACCTCCTGACCGCGGTGTAAGCTGTGTGGACTCGTACTGTATTTCATATCAGTCTGCACAGAGCTCTGAATGGACAGAGATGTATACTGATGGGGTTTCAGATCAGGTCACCGTCAAGCAGTTAAAACCACAGAAAGAGTATTGTTTTACCTGCAAGGCTGTGTGCCGTCCAGGAGTAAGTCTGACAAGTGACACAACATCCTTCTTCAGGACTCGTCCATGTGCTCCTCCCGGAGCACCTACAGTGAAACAAGTAGAATCTGAGACGGCAACTGTAGTCTGGGATGTTCCTACATCTGTGGGTGAGGATGTTCTGGTCACCGGATACGTGTTGGAGTTCAGAGAATGCGCAAAGGATCAGGAACATGAAAAACCTTGGAAGTCTGTCAAATCTACAAACAGGGAGTGCACTCTTCAGGGACTGAAACAAGACACGGCTTACACAGTCAGAGTTTTTGCAAACTGTGGTAATGATGGAGTGAGTCTCCCCAGTCCTGAAACTGTGTTTTCGGCCAGTTTTTAa